In one window of Fictibacillus phosphorivorans DNA:
- a CDS encoding carboxymuconolactone decarboxylase family protein, with the protein MARIIESTKGGTAFQRLLGHNEGILERWTKLGDMLEREGRLSSHLKEQVRRTLAQENGCEYCKAKGKPDPYTFNEKISVAVGFAEVFNKQKGNIPDSIFGVLSQHFTDEEISELIAYISFATASQYYGALMKLQAN; encoded by the coding sequence ATGGCAAGAATAATAGAATCCACAAAGGGTGGTACCGCATTTCAAAGACTTTTAGGACACAATGAGGGCATTTTAGAGCGATGGACTAAATTAGGAGACATGTTAGAAAGAGAGGGTAGATTATCTTCTCATCTCAAAGAACAAGTTAGAAGAACGTTGGCACAAGAAAACGGATGTGAGTACTGTAAAGCCAAAGGAAAGCCAGATCCTTATACGTTTAATGAGAAGATCTCAGTTGCAGTTGGATTTGCGGAAGTGTTTAACAAACAAAAAGGGAACATACCTGATTCTATATTTGGTGTGCTTTCACAACACTTTACGGATGAAGAAATCAGTGAGCTTATTGCGTATATCTCATTTGCGACCGCATCTCAATATTATGGTGCGCTCATGAAACTACAAGCAAATTAA
- a CDS encoding methyl-accepting chemotaxis protein, with amino-acid sequence MKIKWKLPIIISLLVFFTCTVGVYSALVLGSFTETNNKLKNMMEIQKTIINVQYRLAGISNDERGLLITDDESFAESMSEKAKEIEENFRYLKTLDPSQEETEKLKQIEESFVLYWETNQTVITLQQSDPKKASELHFGEERSLRKEVLDPAVNELVDTLNKDVERLKIDIQQSANLNRVMILSVTAVASVIGIILSVMLLVSILRPLKLLTQQMKEIAEGQGDLTKIIDIKNKDEFGELGISFNRFISTLRTLFNQIRESSLQVASSSEEFSASAEETKVTSELISSWMQTIATSAADQSSMTTTSLQSVSESLTAIQTITENSSKVADIAVSMKDRAESGERSVNHVLDQMTTIQESVEVTRIGFDNLQKEIGEINTITSLINEIAEQTNLLALNAAIEAARAGEHGRGFAVVADEVRILAERSNQSANQIRTVVDKIITDTTNTVETIGNVKTDVTSGIGISKTAASEISEITRYIDQVSSQIQEIAATTEELSSGFENVHDAVSGIAHAASTTSNNTTEIAAASQEQLASMEEVKGAASSLTVVADELQDLIGKFRI; translated from the coding sequence GTGAAAATCAAATGGAAGCTTCCCATCATTATCAGTTTGCTCGTATTTTTTACCTGTACTGTTGGTGTCTATTCTGCGTTAGTCTTAGGTTCTTTCACAGAAACGAACAATAAACTGAAAAACATGATGGAAATACAAAAGACCATAATAAATGTACAGTACCGTCTTGCTGGGATTTCAAATGATGAAAGGGGATTATTGATCACAGACGATGAAAGTTTCGCTGAGAGTATGAGCGAAAAAGCAAAAGAGATAGAAGAAAACTTTCGATATTTAAAAACACTTGATCCTTCTCAAGAAGAAACTGAGAAACTAAAACAAATCGAAGAAAGCTTCGTGTTGTATTGGGAAACGAATCAGACCGTAATCACGCTTCAACAAAGTGATCCAAAAAAAGCGAGTGAACTTCATTTTGGCGAAGAGCGGAGTTTACGTAAAGAAGTTCTCGATCCTGCGGTAAATGAATTAGTAGATACACTAAATAAAGACGTAGAAAGATTAAAAATCGATATCCAACAGAGTGCAAACTTGAACAGAGTCATGATATTAAGCGTAACCGCTGTTGCGTCTGTAATTGGTATCATTCTTTCTGTTATGCTTTTAGTCTCTATATTACGACCGTTAAAGCTTTTAACCCAACAGATGAAAGAGATAGCTGAAGGTCAAGGAGATTTAACAAAGATCATCGATATAAAAAACAAAGATGAGTTTGGCGAGCTCGGCATATCGTTCAACCGTTTCATCTCTACGCTTCGGACACTCTTTAATCAGATTAGAGAGTCCTCTCTTCAGGTAGCGAGTTCCTCAGAAGAGTTCTCTGCAAGTGCTGAGGAGACGAAAGTTACTTCAGAACTCATCTCTAGTTGGATGCAAACGATCGCGACAAGTGCAGCTGACCAATCGTCCATGACAACGACAAGTCTTCAGTCTGTCAGCGAGTCTTTAACAGCCATTCAAACGATCACAGAAAACTCATCAAAAGTGGCTGATATCGCTGTTTCCATGAAAGATAGAGCGGAAAGTGGAGAGAGATCGGTAAACCATGTTTTGGATCAGATGACGACGATTCAAGAGTCTGTAGAAGTAACGAGGATCGGATTTGATAACCTTCAAAAAGAGATTGGGGAGATCAATACCATCACCTCACTGATCAATGAGATCGCTGAACAGACCAACCTACTTGCGTTAAACGCAGCAATCGAGGCTGCTCGAGCAGGTGAACATGGAAGAGGGTTCGCGGTTGTAGCAGATGAGGTAAGAATTTTAGCAGAAAGGTCCAATCAGTCTGCGAATCAGATCCGAACGGTGGTAGATAAGATTATCACGGATACGACGAACACGGTAGAAACGATAGGTAATGTGAAAACCGATGTAACGTCTGGTATCGGAATTTCTAAGACGGCAGCATCAGAGATTTCAGAAATCACAAGATATATCGATCAAGTGTCATCTCAGATACAAGAGATCGCTGCTACGACCGAAGAGTTAAGTTCAGGTTTTGAGAATGTTCATGACGCCGTGAGCGGAATCGCACATGCTGCGAGTACCACTTCAAATAACACGACTGAGATCGCAGCCGCATCACAAGAACAACTTGCCTCGATGGAAGAAGTGAAAGGTGCTGCATCATCTCTTACTGTTGTAGCAGATGAACTTCAAGATCTAATCGGTAAGTTTAGAATTTAG
- a CDS encoding serine hydrolase domain-containing protein, with the protein MKKSLLITPIILLAIGVIGYLSIPFTNSEGNDFHEKLSKSDRYEIQKDSYEKIMDQNEADAMFIMEGHDFLAEFGDTHEISNVASVRKSIISALYGIAESKGLIQIDQTLNELEIDDKQNPLTEEEKKATVEDLLKARSGIYINAIGESKAMKEKRPKRGSFSHNEHYYYNNWDFNALGVIFEQETGLRLGDAFYEWIARPTKMKLFQPKNVVYQESEETSIPMYRFYMCAEDLARFGSLYANDGKWKGKQIIPKNWIEASFTSYSYINDVDQFTGYGYLWWLDKQKEGTLQWAVGSGGQYIVVDRERKITTILMNNTGTSPLGVFLNRLYSKEEPYAGARKVYELAKRSVSEE; encoded by the coding sequence TTGAAGAAATCATTATTAATTACACCAATCATACTACTTGCTATAGGAGTCATCGGATATTTGAGTATTCCATTCACAAACTCTGAAGGCAATGACTTCCATGAAAAATTAAGCAAATCTGATCGCTACGAGATACAAAAGGATTCGTATGAGAAGATTATGGATCAAAATGAAGCCGATGCTATGTTTATTATGGAGGGGCATGATTTCTTAGCGGAATTTGGAGATACTCATGAAATCTCAAACGTAGCTTCTGTAAGGAAGAGTATCATCAGTGCGCTGTACGGCATTGCTGAATCAAAAGGGTTGATACAAATAGATCAAACATTAAATGAGTTGGAGATCGATGATAAACAGAACCCACTCACAGAAGAAGAAAAAAAAGCAACCGTTGAAGACTTACTGAAAGCCAGGTCAGGAATTTACATCAACGCTATCGGTGAATCAAAAGCGATGAAAGAAAAAAGACCAAAACGAGGTAGTTTTAGTCATAATGAACACTATTATTATAACAATTGGGATTTTAATGCTCTAGGTGTCATCTTTGAGCAAGAAACGGGTTTAAGACTAGGAGACGCCTTCTATGAGTGGATCGCTCGTCCAACGAAGATGAAATTGTTTCAACCTAAAAACGTTGTTTACCAAGAGTCTGAAGAAACATCTATCCCAATGTACCGTTTCTATATGTGCGCTGAAGACCTAGCGAGATTTGGTTCGTTATATGCCAATGATGGAAAATGGAAAGGAAAACAAATCATACCTAAGAATTGGATCGAAGCAAGCTTTACTTCCTATTCTTATATCAACGATGTAGATCAATTTACAGGTTACGGTTATCTGTGGTGGCTTGATAAACAGAAGGAAGGTACTTTGCAATGGGCAGTAGGTTCCGGGGGGCAATATATCGTCGTTGACCGAGAAAGAAAGATTACTACAATCTTGATGAACAACACAGGAACTTCACCTTTAGGTGTCTTTTTGAACCGTTTATACAGCAAAGAAGAGCCGTATGCAGGAGCGAGAAAAGTGTATGAACTAGCTAAGCGTAGTGTGTCGGAAGAATAA
- a CDS encoding helix-turn-helix domain-containing protein, producing MSQYEVATLKKGLLILDALQEGDMTLQNVIEKFSFNKSTAFRLLFTLERMGYVKKSAIIIA from the coding sequence TTGAGTCAGTACGAAGTGGCTACATTGAAAAAAGGGCTACTAATATTAGATGCGTTGCAAGAAGGTGACATGACTCTTCAAAATGTTATTGAAAAATTCTCATTCAATAAATCTACAGCTTTTCGCTTGCTGTTCACGCTTGAAAGAATGGGATATGTAAAAAAATCGGCCATTATTATAGCCTAA
- a CDS encoding Spo0E family sporulation regulatory protein-aspartic acid phosphatase has protein sequence MQRLKRNLKETEYNLNNLSVPDLVRISQELDELIICYQMLTIATEEQKSIYDVIYVIDNNNNKITL, from the coding sequence ATTCAGCGCTTAAAAAGAAATCTAAAAGAGACAGAATACAACTTGAATAACTTGTCAGTTCCAGACCTTGTACGTATCAGTCAAGAGTTGGATGAGTTGATTATTTGTTATCAAATGTTAACGATAGCGACTGAAGAACAAAAATCAATATATGATGTTATATATGTTATTGATAACAATAATAATAAAATTACATTATAA
- a CDS encoding IclR family transcriptional regulator domain-containing protein, with amino-acid sequence MSTPYDAKTNWLSVPPLHELSRETGETAYVGILYGTDVVTAQVVEGPHAIRAHSEVGDRFPKKLPYQKFNTHNM; translated from the coding sequence TTGTCTACTCCCTATGACGCCAAAACAAATTGGTTATCCGTTCCACCTCTGCACGAATTGAGTAGAGAAACCGGTGAGACAGCGTATGTAGGTATCCTTTATGGAACTGATGTGGTAACCGCTCAAGTTGTAGAAGGACCTCATGCCATAAGGGCTCATTCTGAAGTAGGAGACCGATTTCCTAAAAAACTCCCGTACCAAAAGTTTAATACCCACAACATGTGA
- a CDS encoding PadR family transcriptional regulator: protein MKHTGKHTGAFLLLFLTEGDNYGGKLLQKCREELPNNPIDSPILYRTLKQLEKEGCIDSYLDSTDADKPIKMYRMTEIGRKKLEEFQTDIEEKMKNLTFFMQKYKDWKGQ, encoded by the coding sequence TTGAAACATACTGGCAAACATACCGGTGCTTTTCTATTGTTGTTTTTAACAGAGGGCGATAACTATGGAGGGAAACTTTTACAAAAATGTAGAGAAGAACTTCCGAACAATCCCATCGATAGTCCGATCCTATATCGCACTCTGAAGCAGTTAGAGAAAGAAGGTTGTATCGATTCTTATCTAGATTCAACGGATGCAGATAAACCGATAAAGATGTATAGAATGACTGAGATTGGTAGAAAGAAGCTTGAAGAATTTCAAACAGACATCGAAGAAAAGATGAAGAACCTGACATTCTTCATGCAGAAATACAAAGATTGGAAAGGTCAGTAA
- a CDS encoding MerR family transcriptional regulator yields the protein MEEKTYFTIGEISKLCSVAASTLRYYDQIDLLKPTDLNRSNNYRYYTFKDIAKIRIIQNLRELDFSIDEISSMFQEGDILNQLTIMKNKRELIRKEIINLHNKYRSLNKRIRIIEKEMDAFPSNDIEDMKIKELPKRRILSLRKQTNRANLNLYTLHFNELISHAKKNNIFPSTHLMLIHHHIDVNLPFDQSKYEKVLKDLEFSLMIDPSITLGRVLPEGTYLTFTTKGMAGKDTFSAIYEKIQVWLRFNKYRATGPLIDLLLTNLTNLQPDQIPDNILTEVQIKIEKV from the coding sequence ATGGAAGAAAAAACATATTTTACGATCGGTGAAATATCAAAATTATGCAGCGTTGCTGCTTCGACACTCCGATATTATGACCAGATAGACCTGCTCAAACCAACAGATTTAAACAGATCCAATAATTATCGATACTATACCTTCAAAGATATCGCCAAGATCAGAATTATCCAGAACTTAAGAGAACTAGATTTTTCAATCGATGAGATTTCTAGTATGTTTCAGGAGGGTGATATACTAAATCAACTAACGATAATGAAGAATAAACGCGAACTGATAAGGAAAGAGATTATAAACCTGCACAACAAGTACCGATCGCTCAATAAGAGGATACGAATCATCGAGAAAGAGATGGATGCATTCCCCTCTAACGATATAGAAGATATGAAGATAAAAGAGCTACCTAAGAGGAGAATCCTTTCTCTTAGAAAGCAAACGAATAGAGCGAACCTAAACCTTTATACATTACACTTTAATGAACTTATCTCGCATGCAAAAAAGAATAACATCTTTCCTTCAACACACCTGATGTTGATTCACCATCATATTGATGTTAATCTTCCATTCGACCAATCTAAATACGAGAAAGTTTTAAAAGATCTTGAGTTCTCTTTAATGATTGATCCTTCCATTACACTCGGTAGGGTTCTACCAGAAGGTACTTATCTCACATTCACAACAAAAGGAATGGCAGGAAAAGACACATTCTCTGCTATTTATGAAAAGATACAGGTTTGGCTTAGATTCAATAAATATAGAGCTACAGGGCCGTTAATCGATCTTTTATTAACGAACTTGACGAATCTACAACCTGATCAAATTCCTGATAACATCCTAACTGAAGTTCAGATTAAGATTGAAAAGGTCTAA
- a CDS encoding GyrI-like domain-containing protein, translating into MEFQEVVKKAFVIVGYSSVGKWDGELVYPIPSLWKRAASIIGEEGVEKIVGICLSPRSNQYFYTCGIEIDRVNFHKVKEDMTLHTFPEQKYVVFTHRGPAKNITATYGEIWRVFDRNGYSIKAGMPEIEIVRTDLFGKEECDD; encoded by the coding sequence ATGGAATTTCAAGAAGTGGTAAAGAAAGCATTCGTAATAGTCGGGTACAGTTCTGTAGGAAAATGGGATGGTGAGTTGGTCTATCCCATACCAAGTTTGTGGAAAAGAGCTGCATCAATTATTGGGGAAGAAGGAGTAGAAAAGATCGTAGGCATTTGTCTATCACCAAGAAGTAATCAATACTTCTACACCTGTGGAATCGAGATCGATCGTGTAAATTTTCATAAAGTAAAAGAAGATATGACCCTTCATACGTTTCCAGAGCAGAAGTATGTGGTGTTTACTCACAGAGGACCGGCTAAAAATATAACCGCTACATACGGAGAGATCTGGAGGGTATTCGATAGGAACGGATATAGCATTAAAGCAGGGATGCCTGAGATCGAGATTGTTCGAACTGATCTATTCGGTAAGGAAGAGTGTGATGACTAG
- a CDS encoding GNAT family N-acetyltransferase, whose translation MSQLKELLQLDLSYYETFSNRSDKSWGSLFYKENQPNYYDSNHAHILDECIHPISVIDEVISFYQSKQITPRFYIYNIEKQQRLITELKSRNFGYEELINPVQLWNNAVTDIKSTENVSIEEVTKKNYQEALDIECSITEFGGRESIEKVFKKQFHHPSFTHYLLRLDGIACSTACMFEENENARMESVATLEAYRGRGLIGEMIRFIQKEVIHRKIEKLWVFPINESIERVYQKYNFQTITKFRSGHAFLSGKSIQEIRE comes from the coding sequence ATGTCTCAATTAAAAGAACTTTTACAGTTAGATCTATCCTATTATGAAACCTTCTCCAACCGAAGCGATAAGTCATGGGGAAGTCTATTTTACAAAGAGAACCAACCGAACTATTATGATTCCAACCATGCTCATATCTTAGATGAATGTATCCATCCTATATCAGTCATAGACGAAGTGATAAGTTTTTATCAATCCAAACAGATTACCCCTAGGTTTTATATATACAACATAGAGAAACAACAAAGACTCATCACAGAATTAAAATCAAGGAACTTTGGATATGAAGAACTCATCAATCCTGTTCAGTTATGGAATAACGCTGTCACAGACATAAAAAGTACGGAGAACGTCTCAATCGAAGAAGTCACAAAAAAGAACTACCAAGAAGCGTTAGACATCGAGTGCAGCATCACAGAGTTTGGAGGCAGAGAATCTATTGAAAAAGTGTTTAAGAAACAGTTTCACCATCCATCATTCACACACTACCTTCTCCGACTAGATGGGATAGCATGTTCAACGGCTTGTATGTTTGAAGAGAACGAGAATGCTCGCATGGAGAGTGTGGCGACATTAGAAGCTTATAGAGGTAGGGGACTCATTGGAGAGATGATCCGATTCATACAAAAAGAAGTGATACATAGAAAGATCGAAAAACTATGGGTTTTCCCGATTAATGAATCCATCGAAAGAGTCTACCAAAAGTACAACTTTCAAACCATAACCAAGTTCCGAAGCGGACATGCCTTTTTGAGCGGGAAGAGTATACAGGAGATCCGTGAATAA
- a CDS encoding serine hydrolase domain-containing protein encodes MKSVKQNLNIKKLMEDYQVAGLSIAEIDGGHIKSTDCFGVLENGTDKQVESDSIFSACSISKFLTSILVMKLTEQGILDLDEDVNEKLSSWRVPYNELNGNKKVTLRNLLSHQSGIIDPEGSFTELNLIIGNPSIVELLKGTTPYCKDPIEIKYEPETDFHYSDAGFCIIQQLIEDVMRKPFQDVMNELIFQPLHMKESTYKLPISEEEKKNVSCGHDKRGDVVDERYPIYPYPAASGLWTTPSDLASLVIELMSSLRGESNLNLSRKKALEVMTPQGCKEWTGLGAFLDKNDKGIEISSLGWGVGFQCLLVAYPYLKSGLVIMTNTDLGVHQLKGIIGDIYKAYLSEELT; translated from the coding sequence ATGAAAAGTGTGAAACAAAACCTCAACATAAAAAAGTTGATGGAAGATTATCAGGTAGCGGGATTGAGCATTGCAGAAATTGATGGGGGTCATATAAAAAGCACAGATTGTTTTGGAGTACTTGAAAACGGAACAGATAAACAAGTAGAAAGCGACTCTATCTTTAGTGCCTGCTCAATCAGTAAGTTTTTAACTTCTATACTCGTGATGAAATTGACGGAACAAGGTATTCTTGATCTAGATGAAGATGTGAACGAGAAACTTTCATCGTGGCGTGTTCCTTATAATGAGTTGAATGGGAATAAAAAAGTAACACTGCGAAATTTACTCAGTCACCAATCGGGGATCATTGACCCTGAAGGAAGTTTTACTGAACTCAATTTGATAATAGGTAATCCCTCTATTGTCGAGTTATTGAAAGGAACCACGCCCTATTGTAAAGATCCCATTGAAATAAAGTATGAACCTGAGACCGACTTTCACTATTCAGACGCAGGTTTTTGCATCATACAGCAATTAATCGAAGATGTTATGAGAAAACCGTTCCAGGACGTAATGAACGAATTGATCTTCCAACCGTTACATATGAAAGAAAGTACATACAAACTTCCTATCTCAGAAGAAGAAAAAAAGAATGTCTCTTGTGGTCACGATAAACGTGGAGATGTCGTAGATGAAAGATATCCTATCTATCCATATCCAGCCGCTTCAGGGTTATGGACAACCCCTTCAGATTTAGCTTCTTTGGTCATTGAACTGATGAGTTCTTTAAGGGGTGAAAGTAACCTAAACCTTTCAAGAAAAAAAGCATTAGAAGTGATGACTCCTCAAGGTTGCAAGGAGTGGACGGGGCTTGGTGCTTTCCTAGATAAAAACGATAAAGGGATTGAAATCTCATCACTTGGTTGGGGTGTTGGTTTTCAATGTTTGTTGGTGGCTTACCCTTATTTAAAATCAGGATTAGTCATTATGACAAATACTGACCTAGGTGTACATCAACTAAAGGGGATAATTGGTGACATATACAAGGCTTACCTTTCAGAAGAGTTAACATAA
- a CDS encoding AbrB/MazE/SpoVT family DNA-binding domain-containing protein — protein MEHTNMVRKVDRLGRIGIPIKLKRDLNIEMGDDIEIFVESETIILKKVHAHQPCMITGEVSDRNIEIAKGKLVLSPDRIEKLLRELRKYTTRNNKIIL, from the coding sequence GTGGAACATACAAATATGGTTCGTAAAGTAGATAGATTAGGTAGGATCGGGATACCTATTAAGTTAAAAAGAGATCTAAACATTGAGATGGGTGATGATATAGAGATTTTTGTAGAGAGTGAAACCATTATCTTAAAGAAAGTACATGCTCATCAGCCGTGTATGATTACAGGTGAAGTAAGTGACCGTAACATTGAGATAGCTAAGGGCAAGCTCGTTCTGAGTCCTGATAGAATCGAAAAGCTTTTACGTGAATTGAGAAAATATACGACGAGAAACAATAAGATCATTTTATAA
- a CDS encoding EAL domain-containing protein gives MIKVLHKPLFYVKYLMDQQKVFYSQSKKFYSFLNLIDEKQIATYFQPILCLKTGKTIGFEILNRPLKSKAFKNVELFYEFIGKSGQLYWIEKFLRRISLKRHFNQVKKKPEFRDQMIFINIMPQVLADPSYRTGDTLELLNLYGFLPEQIVLELTEKEAVTDYDQFIKAIEHYKKQGFRLAVDDTGSGYNSLKTLIKLKPDFIKLDKSLIRDIHSEDSQKLLVELLLNYAKSSGTQVIAEGIETQKELSMLQKMSVDFGQGYQLGRPEQELFSGTLI, from the coding sequence ATGATAAAAGTACTACATAAACCTTTATTTTATGTTAAATATTTAATGGACCAACAAAAAGTCTTTTATTCTCAATCTAAGAAGTTCTACAGTTTTCTAAATTTAATTGATGAAAAACAAATAGCTACATACTTTCAACCGATTCTTTGTTTAAAGACAGGTAAAACAATAGGTTTTGAGATTCTCAATCGACCTCTAAAATCAAAAGCTTTTAAAAACGTTGAATTGTTCTACGAATTCATCGGGAAGAGCGGACAGTTATACTGGATTGAAAAGTTCTTAAGAAGAATCTCTTTAAAGCGGCATTTTAACCAAGTGAAAAAAAAGCCAGAATTTAGGGATCAGATGATTTTTATTAACATCATGCCACAAGTATTGGCTGATCCTTCATATCGAACAGGTGACACGCTAGAATTACTGAATCTCTATGGTTTTTTACCTGAGCAAATCGTTTTAGAGTTAACTGAGAAAGAAGCGGTAACTGATTACGATCAATTTATTAAAGCGATTGAACATTACAAAAAACAAGGCTTTCGTTTAGCCGTTGATGATACGGGCTCTGGATATAACAGCTTAAAAACGTTGATCAAGCTTAAACCTGATTTTATCAAACTGGATAAATCGCTAATTCGGGACATTCATTCAGAAGATTCACAAAAACTCTTAGTAGAACTACTCTTGAATTATGCGAAGAGTTCGGGCACCCAAGTGATTGCTGAAGGGATAGAAACACAAAAAGAACTTTCCATGCTTCAAAAAATGAGTGTTGATTTTGGGCAAGGATATCAATTAGGAAGGCCGGAGCAAGAGCTTTTTTCAGGTACCCTAATATAA
- a CDS encoding GGDEF domain-containing protein: MNTSVGKILETAPFVHPETRGSEIDQMFKDDSELEGIVVTNGKIPIGLVTRSHFYQKLGTLYGFNVFIGRPVKLIMNMEPLIVDSSMPLSEVSTLAMKRKKEQLYDFVIITKEAAFQGIVSIKNLLIQLADVQSMMARYLNPLTGLPGNKMIDQKLIEILSDMPFSLLYLDLDFFKTYNDTYGFHEGDRLIQETASIIKEAIFHHKDSFVGHIGGDDFMCILNHYEYSELCKTIITRFNDSIPTFYKEEDWLRGFIHNENRNGIKEHIPLVSLSIAVVTNEKQEFNSIGEIINVATFLKKKCKQLQSSVFLSNSDLLKN, encoded by the coding sequence TTGAATACTTCAGTAGGGAAAATACTAGAAACCGCTCCTTTCGTTCATCCTGAAACGAGAGGTAGCGAGATTGATCAGATGTTTAAAGACGATTCAGAGCTTGAAGGCATCGTGGTAACGAACGGAAAAATACCAATAGGACTCGTAACACGCTCCCACTTTTATCAGAAGTTAGGAACGTTGTATGGATTTAACGTATTCATTGGCAGACCCGTAAAATTGATCATGAATATGGAACCATTAATCGTTGATAGTTCTATGCCGCTATCTGAGGTCAGTACATTAGCCATGAAGCGGAAGAAAGAACAATTATATGACTTTGTGATAATAACTAAAGAAGCTGCGTTTCAAGGAATTGTTAGCATAAAGAATTTACTTATCCAACTTGCAGACGTCCAATCAATGATGGCTAGGTATTTAAATCCTTTAACCGGATTACCTGGTAATAAAATGATCGATCAAAAGCTTATCGAGATCTTATCCGATATGCCGTTCTCGTTGTTGTATTTAGATCTCGATTTTTTTAAGACCTATAATGATACGTATGGATTTCATGAAGGTGATCGTCTCATCCAAGAAACCGCCTCTATCATAAAAGAAGCGATCTTTCACCATAAGGATTCTTTTGTGGGGCATATAGGTGGAGATGACTTTATGTGTATTCTAAACCACTATGAATATAGCGAGCTCTGTAAAACTATCATTACAAGATTTAATGACTCAATCCCTACGTTTTATAAAGAGGAAGATTGGTTAAGAGGCTTTATTCATAATGAAAACAGGAATGGGATTAAAGAACATATCCCTTTAGTTTCCTTATCCATTGCGGTAGTAACGAATGAAAAACAAGAATTCAATTCGATAGGTGAAATTATTAATGTGGCTACTTTTTTAAAAAAGAAATGTAAGCAGTTACAATCAAGTGTCTTTTTAAGCAACAGTGATTTACTAAAAAACTAA
- a CDS encoding permease: MTRLKKYRLFLFLLFGLLLLAILDQKLAIQSVELTGKSLLDMLLLLPPVFILVGLLDQWIKKETLIKYMGRGSGVKGILITLFLATVAAGPLYIAFPIAVLLLKKGAGVRNIVFFLGAWSTVKFPVLIYEFTSFGAEFTLLHITFGLLFFYLTGMLFEKIYTQEKLLQHDNTMKT, from the coding sequence ATGACACGATTAAAAAAATATCGATTGTTCTTGTTCTTATTATTCGGCCTTTTGCTTCTAGCTATACTGGATCAAAAATTGGCTATACAGTCCGTGGAGTTGACCGGTAAAAGCCTATTGGATATGTTACTTCTTCTGCCCCCTGTTTTTATACTGGTTGGATTGTTGGATCAGTGGATAAAGAAAGAAACACTTATCAAATATATGGGTAGAGGTTCTGGTGTAAAAGGGATCCTTATCACGCTCTTTCTAGCGACAGTAGCTGCTGGACCTCTCTATATAGCCTTTCCGATCGCCGTACTTCTACTAAAAAAGGGAGCGGGTGTTCGGAACATCGTATTTTTCTTAGGGGCATGGTCCACAGTAAAATTCCCTGTACTGATCTATGAGTTCACATCATTCGGAGCTGAATTCACGCTTCTACACATTACGTTTGGTCTTCTGTTCTTTTATCTTACAGGCATGCTTTTTGAAAAAATCTATACCCAAGAAAAGTTGTTGCAGCATGATAACACCATGAAAACATAA